A region of the Phaseolus vulgaris cultivar G19833 chromosome 11, P. vulgaris v2.0, whole genome shotgun sequence genome:
GATTCTCCTATTTAAAACAGTTATATgtagaacatttttttttaattttttctctcttattttatttctctCCTTCCTCAAATCTCTTAAAACTCAATAACATATGTCTCATAcatacaaaaatttatatttaaatatatatatgtaataataataaaaaaaactaaaaaatgcaAATTCCACAcgttaataataattatgataagataaaatgtataataataaaaaaataattaaaaataaaatatgtagaaTTATTTTGAAGGTGACGTCACTGTCACTGTGTTAAATTATCCCAAAATATGTAAATGTTATTTTCTTAAAGCCATCTGGTGtaacattttttcttaaaattgacttccgaaaaaatagtttttgtaATGCGATAAACATTTACTTTTgagaaagtatttttaaaaatgttaaaacatttaacacTCCAAAAAAtccattttgaaaaattatattttaaaaaagtacataaaaaatatattttaaataattttatgtatatatacatacataaagAAAACTCAATTTATTTTAAGAATGCATGACAATTATTTTGGGTAAAAATAATTCCATAAAAAGATTATAGATGTAAATGCCATACCATATTGATAGAAGTAAACAGACACTGCTGCCCTATAATGAGAATCCATTTTGGCTTTTGAGAAAACAACGGCAAAGGTAATTCTTTAacttcaaaattttataaatacaacTAAACCATCATTATAGAATTATATATTAATCGAATGATAAATAATAACattcaattaatttttgtatatttttttgaaaagaaaatattgttaTATTATGTGATGTAAAACTTGAATTTTCAAGTTAAGGTAAGAATTAAAGTTTGACATGCCTCATAAGGGCCTATCAAAGTTGTATGGttggtaatatttttttttcaaatcatgGTATTGGAGAAATGTCAGGTTTTTATTGCATGCATGTCacctttaataataatatgtaaccTAATGTTACagcaaaataatataaatatatctaACCTGATATCTATAATGTAAGTACAATGGTATTGCGTTACATCAAATGTATTTAGatgtttatttattaaatcaataaatattcTAATTTTCGGTATAAAGTTTACTATCATGAAATCATGTTGATCACATGAATTATTGTTCTTTAATGTTTAGTAATTCCATTACAATTTCCTTGTACATAAtcgtgtaattttttttatatagatagtACAGAAATTAATTCTTTCTATATatgtaagaaaatattttatagtattatttttcttagaaAAAGTTTTGCCAAAAATCTAAAATGGTATGATACCATTTTTTTGTTAGTAGGAAGAGGAGCAGTTTGTAACGAATAGGGAGATAACAGAATCACAGAAACCCACTTCTCTCCCATTCCCAACCCAACGGTTTTGTTTTCTGTCTCTTCCTCTTTTTCTCCGTGCTCACTCACTGATCAAGAAGCATTTGGGGTAAACTGAAACTCAAAGATTTCTTCAAAGTTCCGTTCTTTATTCCCGAGAGATCCAAACCCAGCAGCAGATCTCTCTCTTCAGCTCCAATTATGAGGCGAAGGAGCGTAGATTTTCGAAGGCCGGGGAGGAGGAGGCTCCAGGATGTAGTGTGGTGGACATCGTGCACCGTTTtgcttcttttctttatttatattctCGCCAAAGGCTCCACCAAAATTGACTCCACTTACCAATTCTCAAGGGTATAAGTTATTTAATCACCACATTacttgtttctgtttttttttcttctgtcaGTTTATAGATTGCTAGTCTTGTTGTGGAGAAAAGTATGCAAATTGATTCAATTTTAGACTTTTTGAGGTCTTGAAGTGTAAAATAGTAATCAATTTAGTTTTTAGTGACTTAGGAATAATGATAATGGCGAGTTACGAATAATTGTTCTGTGTGTTTCTGTGTCTTTGTCGTCTTTCTAATGTGTATTATTATCAGGGTCATCTAGGTTTTGTTGGATTCATCAATGGTGTAAATGTATGTATCAGTGTGCACCCTGCAGTAAATTACTAGTTTAAACCATGGCAGAATGTTTTTGTTCATTGCTCTTTATGTGTTTTTTGCATGTATTGCTTGGGAGGGGGAAGGATTAAGGGGTGgattaaatcaaataattaaaagatataACTATATGGGGGTGTGTTCTTAGTTCCTAGTTCCTACCAAACTTATTGGAAAACCTTTCCATTCAATAACAAGAATAGTGTTGTTTCCAACGTTGTGTTTGTCTTAAGCTTTGTTAAATATTCTTAATGCATAAAATTCTTTGTTTATAAaggttttattatattttagtttctaatattGCATTATTGTCGTCAACTTAATGATAACGATTCAGTTTCCATGTCATGGTTGATTTTATATTGTAAAGTTGAAATATTGTGATAATTTTGAGTTCTTGGTGGAGGGGGGAAGGTAATCCGTCCTTTGTTTACTGATAAGTTATTGTATGCTGTTGTGTAGAGAACTTTCAGGCGTGAGAGGGTTATTGAAGGCTTCAATGTTACGGATGAGATGCTAAGCCCCGAGTCTGTGACCAGACAAATTAATGATCAAATCTCACTAGCAAAAGCTTTTGTTGTGATTGCCAAAGAAAGTAATAACCACCAATTTGCTTGGGAGTTAACTTCTCAGATCCGCATTTCGCAGATTTTTCTCTCAAATGCTGCTACGAGGCGTACTCCATTAACAATCAAGGAATCACAATATGCTATTCGTGATATGGCCTTATTACTATTTCAGGCCCAGCAGCTCCATTATGACAGTGCAAGCATGATCATGAGACTGAAAGGAAAAATTCAAGCTCTTGAAGAACAGATGAGTTCTGCAAGTGAGAAGAGTTCAAAATATGGACAAATAGCTGCTGAAGAAGTCCCAAAGAGCCTATTCTGCCTTGGTGTCAGGTTGACATCTAAATGGTTCAAGAATCTTAGCCTACAGAAGAATTTGAAGGACCAAAGACAAGTGGACATGAAACTGAAGGATAATGATCTTTACCACTTCTGTGTCTTTTCTGATAACATCCTTGCTACCTCAGTTGTGATCAATTCCACTTCAATAAATTCCAAAGTTCCAGATCAGATTGTTTTTCACCTTGTCACAGATGAAATAAATTATGCTGCAATGAAGGCATGGTTTTCTTTGAACGATTTTCGAGGGGTGACAGTTGAAGTTCAAAGGTTTGAAGACTTCAGTTGGTTGAATGCTTCATACGTTCCTGTGCTTAAGCAGCTTCAAGACTCAGAGATACAGAACTATTACTTCAAAGGAAACACTGATGATAGCAAGACTCCCATCAAGTTCAGGAATCCGAAATATCTGTCCATGCTTAACCACCTGAGGTTCTACATCCCTGAAGTTTTTCCTGAGCTGAAGAAAGTGGTGTTCCTGGATGATGATGTTGTGGTTCAGAAGGATCTTTCTGATCTTTTTACCATTGATTTGAACGGCAATGTCAATGGAGCCGTTGAGACATGCATGGAGACATTTCACAGATACCATAAATATTTGAACTACTCACACCCTCTAATAAGAACACATTTTGATCCTGATGCTTGTGGATGGGCATTTGGCATGAATGTGTTTGATTTAGTTCAATGGAGAAAAAGGAATGTGACAGGAATCTACCACTATTGGCAAGAAAAGAATGCAGACAGGACATTGTGGAAACTTGGTACCTTGCCACCTGGTTTGTTAACCTTCTATGGGCTTACTGAGCCCTTGGATCCATCATGGCATGTGCTGGGTTTTGGCTACACAAATGTTGATCCTCAGTTGATAGAAAGAGGGGCTGTTCTACACTTCAATGGCAACTCCAAACCGTGGTTGAAGATTGGGATGGAAAAGTACAAGCCTCTGTGGAAAAAATATGTTGATTATTCTCACCCAATATTGCAACAGTGTAATTTCCATTGATTTTCCACTACTTCATAATTTCAACTCCACAAATATTAGACATAGTTATATACATGCATATAGTAAAGAAACCAATCATTCTTGAtacattttttagttttcaaaagTTTGAGAGGTGTAATCAAAGGTCCAACATCCACCTTAGCATGGCATCAAAGTTTTAAAGATTCATGCCAATGTCTTTTGAGTTACcatttttaatgaatttcaATTTTTACAGGCTAATGTTACGGAATTAGTTAATTATTCTGTTCAACAAGATTCTGTTTTCTCTCACCTTAATGCCATAATGTTTAGCTAGAAAACGGTGCTCATATCACGATGCCATTAAGTTTTTGGTAAGCTGGGGTATCTCATTCTTAATCTCACCCCCCAAAAGTTGTTATTCGAATCTCCACAAAATTTACGAAAGCATCCATTTACTTTTAGAGTGGCGTtctccaaaaataaaataaaataaaaatatataaaaatgttttatatttcaagaatttaaaatttattgaatgaTTCATTTTAACACATTGTTTCGATATGAAATTtgttaatttctaaaatgtttaaatatatttattttgtttcaatttttttaattttaatttttttaatggatAAGGATTTACTATCAAAtgcaaaaaaattattcaaatatcaaataatgattaataattaaaaaatagattaataatttttttcttgagTAATCTTAATggatgttattttttttactttgacgGTTTTTACTTTGTTTACATTAGTAGAGATTGTTTTCAGTTGATTCACAATTATTTGAATTGACATTGTGAGGGTTctctttattatattattgattGCAAATTTTGTTGACTTTTGATTGATGTTgactaaaaatatattcaattgaCATTGATCACAAATAATCTTACTTAATTAATGATCATTAAAAGTTTTACCCATTAGTATTTGAATACAAATTTCTAACAAATTATTGacacaaaaaaaataacattaatcaATGATAAGAAAAATATCGAGTAAGAAATAATAATGGTTTACTATCACAATAATCctaacaatttaaataaaaactaaattttactaataaaaataattaaaaaaatcttaatcatcatctattaaaaaataatcatccTACTAATGTGGTTAAGTTTACAACACCTAATCAAAATCAATTTGAGAAGACAAgacaacaaaaaattaaattcttactttttttaaggtaaaatttaaaagtatctAATTTTATATAATCATCTACTTACTCTTATTAGACTCTATAATTTTAACAATTCTCTTTAGATTATTGGAGAATCGAGCTATAGATATGATGATGAAGAATTTAGTATGGATGATATGATTAGAACTAATTTCATAGAACTATGTtgacattaaaataaattaaatctttgtataatatttattattttaaaaaatttgttcttttattGAGTGAGACAACCAGTTCACTCTCACAtactattatttaaataatcttGTATCAAGTGAAGTTTAACTACACTTCTCTCTTGTCCAAACATTGGGAGTGTTTGTAGATATGAGTTGAATTAATTCTGTGTCCAATTGTCATCAAATCCAAAGTTTAAAACAAATTGTTATTTGGTTAGATccgttttttttatattttaattgattataaaCATTCCCATCAagtatttttcaattatttttttctttaaagttttcccttttataaatattaagagTGTTTGTGGATGGATATGCATAGATTTTAGTCTAACTTCTTCCTCAAATCCAAAGTTTAAAACAATGTGTAGTTTTTTCCCCTTGTTTTAGAAGCAAATTCACTTTAGTTTGTTTTGGTCTCTTTCTGCATTGAATAGATGATCAACACTCTTAACATGTGTTTTTCAATCCTGTATATTAAATTGGAAAATAATTATTGACTTTTAATTATCTTAAGCatcaaatacaaatattttgttttgtttatattttatgtaGGGAAAATAATAATTGCAAAATCAGAAAAAAAGTTTCTTAAAATTCCAAAGTTAGAAGCAGGCTTTACAAAAACTTGCAGTCTCTTGTTGGCTAATATCTCCATGTTTTCACAGTTTCAACACTTTGTCCAAACAAAAACATCACTTTCCCATATTTGCCTCCAATCAACCACCACTTTTTAACACAATAGAGCTTTTAAATATCCTCTTTTATTATCCCATAAATGCTACAATATCAGCTTCGATATTATCTATGATTCCATTTGGGTATACAAATAAGGACAATGCCACTCTAACTTCAGATTTTAAACataattactattttaatttcTGAGTTTCtagctttttttttataagtttaatttatataaaatgtaattatgagaattttcattttattttttaatttcacctccttataaatataaaagtgttaattaattaaagattAAGTAAAAGGTAAGACATAATTGATAAAAGGTAATTAGTACTGTTTTCATttcaacttaaaaaatatataaattttttaaatatagcaCTTAAAAGAAACTTATTTAgtataactattttaatttatattgaaaaagTTGATTTAGAATTCATTCATACATCAATTATTAAAAAGAATCCATTAAAATATTTCCAAAGTTACACGCTTCAGTAACAAAGTAAGACGCTTTTTTTCCCTAatctataattttcaaaatgaatTCTTATCACAGTTACCTTTATGGTTGCTTGCAACaaacaattaattaaattataagagACGATAAAATTtccttttgtaattttttttcctctctttCGTCAAGAACAGAGATGATGtttaaatgaataatttaaaactgAATGAAAGAGAAAACAGAGGAAATCCCTTCCACATGTGCCGGCGCATTTCTCTGTATTAATATTTTGCCGCGCCATTCTCATGCGCTCACTGTTACTGACGTTGCACTCAGATTTCTGCTACCTCTGTTctgttctgttttttttttctgttctgtTTTCTATCCCATCTTTTCatctgtaattttttttcttttcattttcttctttcaatGAAGAGCGATTCCAATGACTCTGTCTCCCCTTATTCTCCCAAACACAGAACTCGTCTTGTAACTTCCCGGTTCATGTCTCCAAATTCAACCGCTTCGCCTGAACCTGGTTCAGGCTCCCCGCTCCGCCGGTTCAACCGCTTGGCGAGGAAAGACTCCGCCACTCTGGCTGATCACATTGGCAACGACAGGCTCAAAGAAAGGGAAGAATACCACCACCATCAGAATCAGAAACCCACAAACAGAACAGGCTCTGTTTTCTCTGCTCTCACGAAACAGAGAAGCTGCAGGGAGTTCAGAAACAACACCAACTGCTTAGAAGAAAACGATCAAGATCGAGATGTTATTGGTAGGATCATGAAGAATGGTGTCTCCGGaaaatcttcttcttcttctcctgtGGTGAAGAAACCAAGTTCTTATCTTGATCCTGCGAGACAGTCTCTGGATGAGAATACCTTTAAGGGAAGCTTTCTTTATGCTAAGAACTCAATTAATTCGGAATCGGAAAATATGAGTTTGGATTCTGTTTCTCCGCAAAGAGCATTCAGTTCGAGAAAATTGGGTAGGGAGGTTTCTTCTAAGTACAAGGTAGCATGTGACAGAAAAGGAGAAGCTTCTGATTCAGACCCTTTCTCTTTTGATGATTCATGGATGATGAAGAAGTTTATCACACAGAAAGCGGTGAAGAAGGCTAATTCACTTATTGGGTACATGAGTTCCAAGTCTCAGTGGGCATTGTCTCCTGGGAGATCAGGATCACCACCTTTCTCTTTCGAAAACAAGGATAAACCATTGTCGTTTTCGAGCTTGAAACCTCCACACAAGAGAGTGGAGAAGATTCTGAGCATGGGTTTTGATCTCTTTAGGACTAAAAAATCTTTTTCTACTAGCGAGATGGTTCATCAATTGCGTATGCTTCATAACCGGTTGATTCAATGGCAGTTCACAAATGCTAGAGCTCATTCGGTGAATCACTCCATGTCTCTACAGGCTGAGGTATTGCTCACACTCCTGAATTTTGTATAGTTTGACACTCATATGGAGTACAAAGATCTGTTAAGAGATGTTTGATTCAGTTTTTTGGAGAAACTGACTATATTTGCAACCTCATCAAAGAACTAAGTAAAATAGAGTTTAATAGGCATAGAGTGAGTTTTAAGAGTTTTAATAGATAAACACTATCGATCAATCAGAAATCATCCTTAAAATGATGGTGAATAATTTAAGATAGCAattataaatgtaaataaaCATACTAGATACGGATTAACTTCCATactgcaaaaaaaaaagcaattatTATTCCATATTTAGCCGAATCAAAACATGCAAGAAACATATTTGTGTAATGTTTTAGGATTCTTGTTTTATGAAATGGTTTTATACTGGATGTCTAATGGGGATAATGCTTTTGTGAATTGTTATGTACGTGTTTAGAGCAATTTGATAAGTGTTTCGGATGGTCTAACCAAGTTGCGGCATTCAGTGATGCAAAAGAAGATAGAGGTCGAGAGGGAAAAGCTCAAAATGAAGCTAAATTTTGTACTGCATTCTCAAGTGAGTGTATAGTGTGTCTCATTAATTAAGATTGATTGAAACAGATTCTAATTAAGAAATGTGTTTTTAGAGGTTTAGTTCTTTGTTCATTTGTGTGTGTTATGGTTGGTAGATGAAGCTGTTGGAAAGGTGGGCATGTATAGAAAGGCAACATTTAGCTGCAATTACCACCATGAAAGAGTGTTTGCATTCTGTTATATGCAAAGTTCCTCTCTTGGAAGGGGCAAAGGTAAGTCCAAGTAAAGACAATTAAGCCTTACCTTACAAGAAAACATGCATTTAGAAATTTTACTGTTATTTACAGGTGGATATACAATTGGTATCCATTGCTCAGCTGTATGCATCTGATCTGACAGATTCCATCAAGTCAGTGTTATCTAGTTTTTCACCCTTGGTATGTTTGGTAACACTCAACTAGTCCTGATATTATCTGGTGAAAACTTAAGATTGAAATTGAAGTTGAAATTTCTTCATAATCAGGCTTATAAGACATCTGAATTGATATCAAAATTAGCAAGAATTGTAGCTCAAGAGAAGTTGCTGTTACAGGAGTTCAATGATGTGTTCCACGacatttgtgttcttgaggtaACTAAATACTGTTTAGGTTCTTCTTCATATAGTACcgatatcttattttttttcatggcATTTCTCTTTTTGATGAGACAAATAAGAGGCAAAAAAGGTTCTACTTAGTTAAAGATTCTAATCTTATCAATAAAAAACAACGTGTTATGTTAATTTTGTAGCAAACTAGAAAACTTGTGTTCTTTTATTACTTAGACATGAAATGTTTTACtcagttatttatttattgattgatttgGCCATGTGTTGACAGCTTAAAGAAAGGAGCCTAGTCTGCAGTCTCATTCAACTCCAATGTtgagaagaaaaatatgaaaagcTGCAATTACTGTCACAAGATCACTTGGTAGATATTCAAGTAAATAGTTGATCAGCAAAAATGTAACAACTACAAATAAAATTCAATGGTAACAAACTAAGAAGTGTTCGTATATAGAGGCTGCTAACATAGAATTAGCATTTGTTCATACAAGATACTACCTCCAAATCAGATTCTTTTTTGGCTGAGCATGCAAGATGAGTTTCTATTTAGCTATGACATATATGTGCAGTAAAATTTTGAACTTTGTCATGCAATGTTCTGGTGCCAGCTTCTTCTTTTAATAGTTGTGGTATTCTTTTTCACTTGGAATGCAATGATAATATCATATTAGAGAAGAATTATAACCATGGTGTAGAGTTCTTGCATTGGAAATTGCTcattttacttaaaatttaGCCTACTAATCTTCACTTAGAACTGAAAACTACTAggaaatcttgtgttgaagttttatgaaaataattatgttAGCATTCTTTCAAGAAAACTACCTGTAGTCTTAATTTTTACACATACTTAAGAAGTGCAACAATAATGATATATGATTTACCTGATAAACAGAATGCTAAACAAACAATAACTTAACGAAAAAACAACTCAAGCTATACAAAGTCGTCTTCAAAAATGTTTTGGAACACAAAAGACTATAGGTTCAACCTGATATTTTAAGATAGGTGAAAAAACTACTTCATAGTTTATTAGTTCAATTACACTTAATCTGTGTAAGAATAAACAGgcattaaatttgtattttaaaataggTATATACATTATATTTGTTCCTCAGTTTTTTAAAATCTATTCTTTTAGTTTTCTAAATTGAAAATTACATTTTTAGGTCTTCAATTTCAAGAAAATCTATTAatatatagttttaaattagagagactaaaataattttaaatgtgattaattaaaataaaattcaccTAAATTATTAGAATTAAAAAGACATTTTAagtagaaaaaatttaaaaaattatcatgtcattattttatttatatatttaattcgTGATGTGGATGTTGTTGATCATTTCAATAAAAAGTATAACATGCTAATactgaaagaaagaaaaaaaaacattttctaaaatttgGAAACTAAATGGATAACTTTTAATTTggggaccaaataaaaaaaagtatatgttTATAATGTGGAATTATATATTTAgttcttttaaataataaattagtacaaataataaaattatatgttttacaaaatgaaactaataataaatgataatattttaatccAACAACTTTAccttctaatttttatttgtattttcatcatttttcaTCCATTCTTGCAAATCCACTCATATACAAAGACAACAAGGCATTAGAGATGATTAAGCCTAAACATATTTTGGTTACATCCATCAATAACACtctttatattaaatatattaaagagttgataaaaaaaattgtttttaaacaaTACTAGTAAATGTTATTTAACTATTAAACAatgattttaaataataaagactatttaactaaatataactttttatgtgaaaaaggaaacatgtataaaaataaattacgaCTATcctaataacaataataatttagtaATTAAGGGTGATAAACATTGggtaaaaaaagtattaaaaaaataaaaaagtatgaaAAAAATCACAATGAATGATGGTGAAGATTAAAGGTGagatgtttttcaaaattaagaATTAAATCTCCGTCACTTTTGGGCGATCACAAGATAACGAAAGGCTGAGAGAGAGTGAACAAACCATCCATCATCAGAATCAGA
Encoded here:
- the LOC137830489 gene encoding probable galacturonosyltransferase 10 isoform X1; the protein is MRRRSVDFRRPGRRRLQDVVWWTSCTVLLLFFIYILAKGSTKIDSTYQFSRRTFRRERVIEGFNVTDEMLSPESVTRQINDQISLAKAFVVIAKESNNHQFAWELTSQIRISQIFLSNAATRRTPLTIKESQYAIRDMALLLFQAQQLHYDSASMIMRLKGKIQALEEQMSSASEKSSKYGQIAAEEVPKSLFCLGVRLTSKWFKNLSLQKNLKDQRQVDMKLKDNDLYHFCVFSDNILATSVVINSTSINSKVPDQIVFHLVTDEINYAAMKAWFSLNDFRGVTVEVQRFEDFSWLNASYVPVLKQLQDSEIQNYYFKGNTDDSKTPIKFRNPKYLSMLNHLRFYIPEVFPELKKVVFLDDDVVVQKDLSDLFTIDLNGNVNGAVETCMETFHRYHKYLNYSHPLIRTHFDPDACGWAFGMNVFDLVQWRKRNVTGIYHYWQEKNADRTLWKLGTLPPGLLTFYGLTEPLDPSWHVLGFGYTNVDPQLIERGAVLHFNGNSKPWLKIGMEKYKPLWKKYVDYSHPILQQCNFH
- the LOC137830489 gene encoding probable galacturonosyltransferase 10 isoform X2 — encoded protein: MLSPESVTRQINDQISLAKAFVVIAKESNNHQFAWELTSQIRISQIFLSNAATRRTPLTIKESQYAIRDMALLLFQAQQLHYDSASMIMRLKGKIQALEEQMSSASEKSSKYGQIAAEEVPKSLFCLGVRLTSKWFKNLSLQKNLKDQRQVDMKLKDNDLYHFCVFSDNILATSVVINSTSINSKVPDQIVFHLVTDEINYAAMKAWFSLNDFRGVTVEVQRFEDFSWLNASYVPVLKQLQDSEIQNYYFKGNTDDSKTPIKFRNPKYLSMLNHLRFYIPEVFPELKKVVFLDDDVVVQKDLSDLFTIDLNGNVNGAVETCMETFHRYHKYLNYSHPLIRTHFDPDACGWAFGMNVFDLVQWRKRNVTGIYHYWQEKNADRTLWKLGTLPPGLLTFYGLTEPLDPSWHVLGFGYTNVDPQLIERGAVLHFNGNSKPWLKIGMEKYKPLWKKYVDYSHPILQQCNFH
- the LOC137823316 gene encoding QWRF motif-containing protein 3-like, translated to MKSDSNDSVSPYSPKHRTRLVTSRFMSPNSTASPEPGSGSPLRRFNRLARKDSATLADHIGNDRLKEREEYHHHQNQKPTNRTGSVFSALTKQRSCREFRNNTNCLEENDQDRDVIGRIMKNGVSGKSSSSSPVVKKPSSYLDPARQSLDENTFKGSFLYAKNSINSESENMSLDSVSPQRAFSSRKLGREVSSKYKVACDRKGEASDSDPFSFDDSWMMKKFITQKAVKKANSLIGYMSSKSQWALSPGRSGSPPFSFENKDKPLSFSSLKPPHKRVEKILSMGFDLFRTKKSFSTSEMVHQLRMLHNRLIQWQFTNARAHSVNHSMSLQAESNLISVSDGLTKLRHSVMQKKIEVEREKLKMKLNFVLHSQMKLLERWACIERQHLAAITTMKECLHSVICKVPLLEGAKVDIQLVSIAQLYASDLTDSIKSVLSSFSPLAYKTSELISKLARIVAQEKLLLQEFNDVFHDICVLELKERSLVCSLIQLQC